A part of Flavobacteriaceae bacterium GSB9 genomic DNA contains:
- a CDS encoding flavin reductase family protein — protein MIHYSKTDIEELNHIFKINLINSCSGYKSANLIGTTTKAGVENVAVFSSITHIGSSPAMLGLFLRPTTVIRNTYENIKSTGFYTINHIHENITEAAHHTSAKYDASISEFDVTNLTPEYKNDFFAPFVAGSPIQLAMEFVEEYHIKANDTILVIGKINGLYVNNGLIENDGFINLSQANVAAINGLDGYVIPEKRVRFGYQRPKDLTLESK, from the coding sequence ATGATCCATTACAGTAAAACAGACATAGAAGAATTAAACCACATTTTTAAAATCAACCTAATTAACAGTTGTTCGGGCTATAAATCGGCCAATCTTATTGGAACAACCACAAAAGCGGGTGTTGAAAATGTTGCCGTATTCAGTTCCATTACCCACATTGGGTCGAGTCCTGCTATGCTCGGTTTATTTTTAAGACCCACAACCGTAATAAGAAATACATACGAAAACATAAAATCTACTGGGTTTTACACCATCAACCACATTCATGAAAATATTACGGAAGCGGCTCACCACACCTCTGCAAAGTATGATGCCTCCATATCAGAATTTGATGTAACAAATCTAACGCCCGAGTACAAAAACGACTTTTTTGCACCATTTGTAGCGGGTTCGCCCATACAATTAGCTATGGAATTTGTTGAAGAATACCACATCAAAGCCAACGATACCATACTGGTAATAGGAAAAATAAATGGACTTTATGTTAACAATGGTTTAATTGAAAACGATGGTTTTATAAATCTTTCCCAAGCTAATGTAGCCGCTATAAATGGTTTGGACGGTTACGTAATTCCAGAAAAAAGGGTGCGTTTTGGTTACCAGCGCCCTAAAGATTTAACCCTAGAAAGCAAATAA
- a CDS encoding AarF/UbiB family protein, with protein sequence MKTIDHIPSTKISRATKLVSTGAKVGVNYLKYYGDKIVSTPEKARERLNQNNAADIYDSLKQLKGSALKVAQMLSMEKSILPRAYVEKFSLAQFSVPPLSPPLVIKTFKKYFGKTPEDLFDKFNATSVNAASIGQVHIAEKAGKKLAVKIQYPGVAESIASDLAMVKPVAMSMFNIKGKDSDEYFKEVENKLIEETNYILELQQSEEIAAACSHISNLKFPNYYKDYSSERIITMDYMKGEHLSEFTAHNANKEKANKIGQALWDFYMFQIHKLKKVHADPHPGNFLVSEDDELIALDFGCMKTIPNDFYKPYFELAKKENINNHDYFVSKLYELEILKQDDTEEETTFFTAMFHEMLSLFTQPFHQDTFDFSNADFFGKIADLGERYSKSTELRKMNGNRGSKHFIYINRTFFGLYNLMFDLKAENIKIDNYLKLS encoded by the coding sequence ATGAAAACTATAGACCATATTCCATCAACTAAAATATCTCGCGCCACCAAGCTCGTTTCAACGGGCGCCAAAGTGGGCGTAAACTATTTAAAATATTACGGAGACAAGATTGTATCTACCCCAGAAAAAGCGCGCGAACGATTAAACCAAAACAACGCGGCCGATATTTACGATAGCCTAAAACAACTTAAAGGCAGTGCTTTAAAAGTCGCACAGATGCTAAGTATGGAAAAAAGCATTTTACCTCGAGCTTATGTCGAGAAATTCTCACTGGCACAATTTTCGGTTCCACCCTTATCGCCGCCTTTGGTCATCAAGACCTTCAAAAAATATTTTGGCAAAACACCAGAAGATTTATTTGACAAGTTTAATGCGACTTCGGTAAATGCTGCCAGTATCGGTCAGGTTCACATCGCCGAAAAAGCGGGTAAAAAGTTAGCCGTTAAAATACAGTATCCGGGTGTTGCCGAAAGTATTGCTTCAGACCTTGCTATGGTAAAACCGGTAGCCATGAGCATGTTTAACATCAAAGGCAAAGACTCCGATGAATATTTTAAGGAAGTTGAAAATAAACTTATCGAAGAGACCAATTACATCCTAGAATTGCAACAAAGCGAAGAAATAGCAGCGGCTTGCTCGCACATTTCAAATTTAAAATTCCCAAATTATTATAAGGATTATTCATCTGAGCGCATTATTACAATGGACTACATGAAAGGTGAACACCTCTCGGAATTTACAGCCCATAACGCCAATAAAGAAAAAGCAAACAAAATTGGGCAAGCCCTTTGGGATTTTTACATGTTTCAAATTCATAAATTAAAAAAAGTACATGCCGACCCACACCCTGGGAATTTTTTGGTTTCTGAAGATGACGAATTGATTGCACTCGATTTTGGTTGCATGAAAACGATTCCAAACGACTTTTACAAACCCTATTTCGAACTTGCAAAAAAAGAGAACATTAATAACCATGATTATTTTGTATCAAAACTTTACGAACTCGAAATATTAAAGCAAGACGATACAGAAGAAGAAACAACGTTTTTTACTGCCATGTTTCATGAGATGTTAAGCCTATTTACGCAGCCTTTCCACCAAGATACTTTCGATTTTTCCAATGCCGATTTTTTTGGAAAAATAGCGGATTTAGGTGAGCGCTATTCAAAAAGTACAGAATTAAGAAAAATGAATGGCAACAGAGGCTCTAAACATTTTATTTACATCAACCGAACCTTTTTTGGCTTATACAACCTCATGTTCGACTTAAAAGCCGAAAACATAAAAATCGATAATTATTTAAAACTATCATGA
- a CDS encoding TetR family transcriptional regulator C-terminal domain-containing protein, protein MAKKKNISNDDIISFYMDYILENSENPKSIYAFAKANNFEETKFYEHFASFEAVEKAVFEAFFTNSLKVLNNSEDYQIFDARNKLLSFYYTFFENLTANRSYVVYVLNSYKNNLKGLKALSGLKKHFSEYIHSLGIQMLDLKEERLEKIQQKALKESAWLQLILTIKFWLDDSSPAFEKTDIFIEKSVNTSFDVINVAPLQSVMDLGKFLFKEKIHMN, encoded by the coding sequence ATGGCAAAGAAAAAAAACATATCGAACGATGACATTATAAGTTTCTACATGGATTACATCCTTGAAAATAGTGAAAATCCAAAATCGATATACGCCTTTGCAAAGGCTAACAATTTTGAGGAAACTAAGTTTTACGAACACTTTGCTTCGTTTGAGGCCGTTGAAAAAGCCGTTTTTGAAGCTTTTTTTACAAATTCTTTGAAGGTACTCAACAATAGTGAAGACTATCAAATATTTGATGCTCGAAACAAATTACTCAGTTTCTACTACACTTTTTTTGAGAATTTAACGGCAAACAGAAGTTATGTGGTTTATGTGCTTAACAGCTACAAAAACAATCTAAAAGGACTAAAGGCTTTATCTGGTCTTAAAAAACATTTCTCTGAATACATCCACAGCTTAGGCATTCAAATGTTGGATTTGAAAGAAGAACGATTAGAAAAAATCCAGCAAAAAGCACTTAAAGAATCTGCATGGCTGCAACTTATACTTACCATAAAGTTTTGGCTGGACGATAGCTCTCCCGCATTTGAAAAAACCGACATATTTATCGAAAAATCGGTAAACACCAGTTTTGATGTTATCAATGTCGCCCCTTTACAAAGTGTTATGGACTTGGGCAAATTTTTATTTAAGGAAAAAATACATATGAACTAA
- a CDS encoding DUF2911 domain-containing protein, which yields MKRLVLILLSFTMVYTTNAQVETPAPSPASKVEQKVGLTDITLEYSRPGVKGRTIFGNLVPFGKLWRTGANKNTMITFSTDATIDGQTLKAGSYAIFTKPSKDSWEVYFYSDTENWGTPRNWDDSKVAAKTTVKTHEVPFNVETFTIDINSISNNGATIEFIWENTYAGVPFTLPTSDLVQASIDKALSGPRANDYYSAAVYYSQEGKNLDRAKEYIEKAMGMIEKPAFWQLRQQSLIYAKLGDKKAAIAAAKKSLAGAEAAENADYVKMNEDSLKEWGAM from the coding sequence ATGAAAAGACTAGTATTAATTTTATTGTCGTTTACCATGGTTTATACCACAAACGCTCAGGTAGAGACTCCCGCGCCAAGCCCGGCAAGTAAGGTTGAGCAAAAAGTGGGGCTAACTGATATTACTTTAGAATACTCAAGGCCTGGCGTGAAAGGGCGTACCATTTTTGGCAATTTAGTGCCTTTTGGAAAGCTTTGGAGAACAGGAGCGAACAAAAACACCATGATTACATTTAGCACCGATGCCACAATTGATGGTCAAACCTTAAAAGCCGGTAGTTATGCTATTTTTACTAAGCCTAGCAAGGATTCTTGGGAGGTTTACTTTTACAGCGATACCGAAAATTGGGGTACACCAAGAAATTGGGACGATAGTAAAGTAGCGGCTAAAACTACTGTAAAAACGCATGAGGTGCCGTTTAATGTTGAAACTTTCACTATTGATATCAACAGTATTTCTAACAATGGTGCAACAATTGAGTTTATCTGGGAAAACACTTATGCTGGTGTACCATTTACATTGCCTACTAGCGATTTAGTTCAGGCTTCAATCGATAAAGCTTTAAGTGGACCAAGAGCTAATGATTATTATTCCGCTGCAGTTTATTATTCACAGGAAGGTAAAAATTTAGATCGGGCTAAAGAATATATTGAAAAGGCTATGGGTATGATAGAAAAACCAGCCTTTTGGCAATTGAGACAACAGTCTTTAATTTATGCTAAACTAGGAGATAAAAAAGCGGCTATAGCAGCAGCTAAAAAATCCTTAGCTGGAGCTGAAGCAGCAGAAAATGCCGATTATGTGAAAATGAATGAAGATTCGCTTAAAGAATGGGGGGCGATGTAA
- a CDS encoding DsbA family oxidoreductase: MNIKIWSDIRCPFCYIGKKHFETALEHFPHKDKVTVEWKSFELDPNLQTTTNVDAITHFVETKGIDKERAKHMFNNVTAMAANTGLDFKLEQSVPANSLNAHRLLHIAKEKGLANQAKEALLKSHLSEGKNIDDLDVLVSLANQLGMNATEVRKTLESDDYTYEVRQNEMEARNLGINSVPFFVLDNKYGISGAQPVEVFTETLEKVWKESQSKLEIISTSNTCDVDGNCN, encoded by the coding sequence ATGAACATAAAAATATGGTCTGATATACGCTGCCCCTTTTGCTATATTGGAAAAAAACATTTTGAAACCGCTCTAGAGCATTTCCCTCACAAAGACAAAGTAACAGTTGAATGGAAGAGTTTCGAGTTAGACCCTAACTTGCAAACTACTACAAATGTTGATGCTATAACCCATTTTGTTGAAACCAAAGGTATTGACAAAGAACGCGCAAAACATATGTTTAATAATGTTACGGCTATGGCCGCTAATACAGGGCTTGATTTTAAATTAGAACAATCTGTTCCTGCAAACTCATTAAATGCGCACCGTTTGTTGCACATAGCCAAAGAAAAAGGCTTAGCAAACCAAGCCAAAGAAGCCTTATTGAAAAGCCATCTTTCCGAAGGAAAAAATATTGACGACTTAGACGTTCTTGTATCTCTAGCCAATCAATTGGGTATGAACGCAACAGAAGTTAGAAAAACTCTAGAATCTGACGACTACACTTATGAAGTTAGACAAAACGAAATGGAAGCTAGAAACTTAGGAATTAATAGTGTACCGTTTTTTGTTCTGGATAACAAATACGGTATTTCTGGAGCACAACCCGTTGAAGTATTTACAGAAACGCTTGAAAAAGTCTGGAAAGAGAGCCAAAGTAAATTGGAAATTATTTCTACCAGCAACACCTGCGATGTAGATGGTAATTGCAACTAA
- a CDS encoding Gfo/Idh/MocA family oxidoreductase, which translates to MTKQKEIKTIKWGIIGLGRIANSFATDLATISDAELYAVASRSQNKADDFAKKHNAKKAYNSYEALANDNNIDAVYIATPHSLHKENALMCLENGIAVLGEKPFAMNANEVKDMIAKAKEKNVLLMEALWTYFLPHYQYVLRELKNKTYGKIIKLEADFGFKRPYNTNTRLFDKKLGGGSLLDIGIYPIFAALSTLGIPKNIVANATFFENGADSSCNMEFNYSGGVKAFLKSSLIEELPTQAIFECDKATIKINTQFHAPSNVSIIKDGKEEIKDFSYNTIGYNYETIHFNNLLLEGKRESDVMTFDFSKNLIETLDKVRNIIGLDY; encoded by the coding sequence ATGACCAAACAGAAAGAAATAAAGACCATAAAATGGGGCATTATTGGTTTAGGAAGAATTGCCAATAGTTTTGCAACAGACCTAGCCACAATTAGTGATGCAGAATTGTATGCCGTAGCCTCGCGCTCGCAAAATAAAGCAGACGATTTTGCTAAAAAACATAACGCTAAAAAGGCATATAACAGTTATGAGGCATTAGCAAACGACAACAATATTGATGCCGTATACATTGCCACGCCACACAGTTTACACAAAGAAAATGCATTAATGTGTTTAGAAAATGGCATTGCTGTTTTGGGAGAAAAGCCGTTTGCCATGAACGCCAATGAAGTTAAAGACATGATTGCCAAAGCGAAAGAAAAAAACGTGCTTTTAATGGAAGCGCTTTGGACCTACTTCTTACCACATTACCAATATGTTTTAAGGGAACTAAAAAATAAAACCTACGGCAAAATTATTAAACTGGAAGCCGATTTTGGTTTTAAACGCCCTTATAACACCAATACCCGTCTTTTTGACAAAAAACTGGGTGGCGGTAGTCTTTTAGATATCGGTATCTACCCTATTTTTGCAGCGCTTTCTACGCTTGGCATACCTAAAAATATAGTGGCCAATGCCACTTTTTTTGAAAATGGAGCCGATAGCTCCTGCAATATGGAATTTAATTATAGTGGTGGTGTCAAGGCATTTTTAAAGAGTTCGCTTATCGAAGAGCTACCAACACAAGCCATTTTTGAATGTGATAAAGCGACCATAAAAATCAATACACAATTTCATGCGCCTTCTAATGTGTCAATTATAAAAGATGGTAAAGAAGAGATTAAAGACTTCAGCTACAACACCATAGGCTACAATTATGAAACGATTCATTTTAACAATCTGCTTCTTGAAGGAAAAAGAGAAAGTGATGTTATGACTTTTGATTTTAGCAAAAACTTAATAGAAACCTTAGATAAGGTTAGAAATATTATCGGACTCGATTACTAG
- a CDS encoding sodium:solute symporter: MQILSWIDWTVLAITLIAIVAYGTWQTRGSKNVTDYLRGGNTSKWWTIGLSVMATQASAITFLSTPGQAFNDGMGFVQFYFGLPIAMIVICMVFIPLFYRLKVYTAYEFLENRFDLKTRTLAAILFLIQRGLAAGITIFAPAIILSVVLGWDLLTLNIAIGVLVIIYTVSGGTRAVNVTQKHQMLVIFIGMLVAFFLIFDKLPPDITFKKALDIAGASGKMQVLDFSFNLNNRYTFWSGIIGGTFLMLSYFGTDQSQVQRYLSGKSVKEMQLGLIFNGLLKIPMQFFILLVGVMVFVFYQFHEAPVNFNPTATELVLNSEYSDEYKALQQEQKAVFNDKQTIIKSFITSETPNASNYIAIANEAQNEIRAEARNLIDKASEKQDIKVESNDKDYVFIHFILNNLPRGLIGLLLAVILSAAMSSTASELNALGSTTTIDLYKRNTTEKSEEHMVKASKWFTFAWGIMAIAVACVANLAENLIQLVNIIGSIFYGNVLGIFLLAFFVKFVKGHAVFMAALMTQAAVIALYFLNEFDIINLPFLWLNFVGCIIVMALACLIQITQRK, from the coding sequence ATGCAAATTTTAAGCTGGATTGATTGGACGGTTTTAGCCATCACACTAATAGCCATTGTAGCTTATGGAACATGGCAAACCCGTGGCAGTAAAAATGTAACCGACTATTTGCGTGGTGGAAACACCTCAAAATGGTGGACCATAGGTTTATCCGTAATGGCCACCCAAGCCAGCGCCATAACATTTCTTTCTACACCAGGCCAAGCTTTTAACGACGGCATGGGCTTCGTACAATTTTACTTTGGCCTTCCCATTGCCATGATTGTTATCTGTATGGTTTTTATACCCCTGTTCTATCGTTTAAAAGTTTACACCGCCTACGAGTTTTTAGAAAATAGATTCGACTTAAAAACAAGAACACTTGCCGCCATTTTATTTTTAATTCAACGCGGGTTAGCAGCAGGCATTACCATATTTGCGCCCGCCATTATTCTATCGGTAGTTTTGGGCTGGGATTTGCTAACTCTAAATATCGCCATAGGAGTGTTGGTCATTATATATACCGTTTCGGGCGGTACGCGTGCGGTAAACGTTACACAAAAGCACCAAATGCTGGTTATTTTTATCGGAATGCTCGTAGCGTTCTTCTTAATTTTCGATAAGCTTCCGCCCGATATCACGTTTAAAAAAGCCCTCGATATTGCCGGAGCAAGTGGCAAAATGCAAGTATTGGATTTTTCATTCAACCTCAATAATCGCTATACGTTTTGGAGTGGTATTATTGGCGGAACGTTTTTAATGCTGTCCTATTTTGGGACCGACCAGAGCCAAGTACAGCGTTATCTATCAGGAAAATCGGTTAAAGAAATGCAACTAGGGTTAATTTTTAACGGGCTACTTAAAATACCCATGCAATTCTTCATTTTATTGGTTGGGGTGATGGTTTTTGTGTTCTATCAGTTTCACGAAGCACCGGTTAATTTTAACCCAACCGCTACAGAGCTTGTTTTAAATTCGGAATATTCAGACGAATACAAAGCGCTTCAGCAAGAACAAAAAGCTGTTTTTAACGATAAGCAAACCATTATAAAATCGTTTATTACCTCTGAAACCCCAAACGCTTCAAATTATATAGCCATTGCCAACGAAGCCCAGAACGAAATCAGGGCCGAGGCCAGAAATTTAATCGATAAAGCTTCAGAAAAACAAGATATAAAAGTTGAAAGCAATGATAAAGATTATGTTTTTATCCACTTCATTTTAAACAACCTACCCCGTGGATTAATCGGACTGCTTTTAGCCGTTATTTTAAGTGCCGCCATGTCCAGCACCGCCAGCGAACTTAACGCACTAGGCTCGACGACCACCATCGATTTATATAAAAGAAATACGACCGAAAAAAGCGAGGAACATATGGTTAAAGCCTCAAAATGGTTCACCTTTGCTTGGGGTATCATGGCGATAGCTGTAGCTTGTGTTGCGAATTTGGCTGAAAACTTAATACAGTTAGTAAACATTATCGGATCAATCTTTTATGGTAACGTCCTAGGCATTTTCCTATTGGCGTTTTTCGTTAAATTTGTAAAAGGTCACGCCGTTTTTATGGCTGCTTTAATGACACAAGCAGCAGTGATTGCACTCTACTTTTTAAACGAATTCGATATTATAAATTTACCGTTTTTATGGCTTAATTTCGTAGGATGTATCATAGTAATGGCTTTGGCTTGTTTAATTCAAATAACGCAAAGAAAATGA
- a CDS encoding PIG-L family deacetylase, whose product MRKIFSYVFIFILICSTVQAQKPKTPSSAEIYKALKKLNFLGSVLYVAAHPDDENTRLISYLSNQLNARTAYLSLTRGDGGQNLIGPEIRELLGVIRTQELLAARRVDGGEQLFTRANDFGYSKHPDETLDIWNKKEVLSDVVLAIRKFKPDVIINRFDHRSPGSTHGHHTSSAMLSMEAFDLANNKSVYPEQLQQTSVWQPKRLFYNTSWWRYGSRENFDKIDKSNMLIFDVGMYYPISGTSNNEVAALARSQHLSQGFGTSLQRGSQNEYIEFLKGEPLENNQNIFAGIDTSWSRIKGGEAIGDILCKIEKNFNFKNPSVHISELIEAYKLLQKVENKHWKTQKTKALKSIIEMCAGLYLEASAETHIAAPSETVNINIEAVNRSETPITLVSLTNTDGLNILKNISLNNNTKFSFKEAIKIKDDAQPTSPYWLNSKGTLGMYKVENKNLIGLPETPRILKFNFNLLIENYPISFTKNIIQRYSEPDKGELYRPFEIIPEASAKITKKAIILNSDKQHDITVLVKAGRDNLEGSVEICHPEDWHVYPKTQKVSITHKGEEQTLVFTLIPPKNQSEGYIGPIVHIGDKEYTKELIEIEYEHIPNQIVLLPSESKVVRLDIKKRGENIAYIQGAGDTVPESLEQIGYNVRTITPDEISPETLSLFDAVVVGIRAYNTLDNLQFKQQQLFDFVEQGGNMIVQYSKSYGLKFDNIAPYDLKLSHDRVTDEHAEVRFLTPEHPVLNYPNKISKTDFAGWTQERGLYFPNAWGKEFTPILSMNDKNESPKEGGLLVAKHGKGYYIYTGLSFFREFPAGVSGAYRLFANMLSIGKEDLKQHAQLND is encoded by the coding sequence ATGCGCAAAATCTTTTCATACGTATTTATTTTCATATTAATTTGCTCAACAGTACAAGCTCAAAAACCAAAAACACCTTCATCTGCAGAGATTTATAAAGCCCTAAAAAAGTTAAACTTTTTAGGTTCTGTTTTGTACGTGGCTGCACACCCAGATGACGAGAACACAAGGTTAATTTCATACCTCTCAAATCAATTAAATGCACGCACAGCCTATTTATCCCTAACGCGAGGTGATGGCGGTCAAAACCTCATCGGACCTGAAATACGGGAACTTTTGGGTGTTATTAGAACCCAAGAGTTGTTGGCGGCACGGCGTGTTGATGGTGGCGAACAACTATTTACACGAGCCAACGATTTCGGCTACTCGAAGCACCCCGACGAAACCCTTGATATTTGGAACAAAAAAGAAGTTTTAAGTGATGTGGTTTTGGCCATCAGGAAATTTAAACCAGATGTTATCATAAACCGTTTCGACCACCGTTCTCCAGGAAGTACACACGGGCACCATACCAGCTCGGCCATGTTAAGCATGGAAGCCTTCGATTTAGCTAACAACAAATCTGTTTACCCCGAACAACTCCAACAAACCAGTGTGTGGCAACCAAAACGCTTGTTTTACAATACAAGCTGGTGGCGTTATGGCAGTAGAGAAAACTTTGACAAAATAGATAAAAGCAATATGCTTATTTTTGATGTTGGCATGTACTACCCTATAAGCGGCACATCAAACAACGAAGTCGCCGCCCTAGCTAGAAGCCAACATTTAAGCCAAGGATTTGGCACCTCGCTGCAACGTGGCAGCCAAAACGAATATATTGAGTTTTTAAAAGGCGAACCTCTAGAAAACAATCAAAATATTTTTGCTGGAATCGACACCTCTTGGAGCCGTATAAAAGGGGGAGAAGCTATTGGTGATATTCTATGTAAAATAGAAAAGAATTTTAATTTTAAAAACCCTTCGGTGCATATTTCAGAACTTATTGAAGCTTACAAATTACTTCAAAAAGTTGAAAATAAGCATTGGAAAACTCAAAAAACAAAAGCCTTAAAATCTATTATTGAAATGTGTGCTGGCCTGTATTTGGAAGCATCAGCAGAAACCCACATAGCGGCACCTTCAGAAACAGTAAATATAAACATTGAAGCCGTTAACCGAAGCGAAACACCTATAACCTTAGTAAGTTTAACCAATACCGATGGTTTGAATATTTTGAAAAATATTTCTCTTAACAACAATACCAAATTCAGCTTTAAAGAAGCCATTAAAATTAAAGATGATGCTCAACCCACTTCCCCTTATTGGTTAAACAGCAAAGGCACTTTGGGTATGTATAAAGTGGAAAACAAAAACCTCATTGGTTTGCCTGAAACACCCAGAATTCTAAAATTCAATTTCAATCTACTCATTGAAAACTATCCAATTTCGTTCACTAAAAACATCATTCAACGCTATTCAGAACCAGACAAAGGGGAGCTTTATCGACCTTTTGAAATTATTCCTGAGGCCTCGGCAAAAATCACTAAAAAAGCCATCATTCTAAATAGTGATAAACAACACGATATAACCGTTTTAGTAAAAGCTGGTCGCGATAATTTGGAAGGTTCAGTTGAAATTTGCCATCCCGAAGACTGGCATGTTTACCCAAAGACCCAAAAAGTTTCCATTACCCATAAAGGTGAGGAGCAAACCTTGGTTTTCACTTTGATTCCACCTAAAAACCAAAGCGAAGGATATATTGGTCCTATAGTTCATATTGGCGATAAAGAATATACCAAAGAGCTCATTGAAATTGAATATGAGCATATACCAAACCAAATTGTTTTATTGCCCAGTGAAAGTAAAGTTGTTCGGCTGGATATTAAAAAACGCGGTGAAAACATAGCCTATATTCAAGGTGCGGGAGATACGGTTCCCGAGAGTTTGGAACAAATTGGTTATAATGTGAGAACGATTACTCCCGATGAAATTAGTCCAGAAACGCTGAGCCTATTCGATGCCGTAGTGGTTGGTATCAGGGCATATAATACTTTGGATAATTTACAATTTAAGCAACAACAACTTTTTGATTTTGTTGAGCAAGGTGGCAACATGATTGTACAATACAGCAAATCCTACGGGTTGAAATTTGATAATATAGCTCCATACGACTTAAAGTTATCACATGACCGTGTTACAGATGAACATGCCGAAGTCCGTTTTTTAACCCCTGAGCACCCCGTACTAAATTACCCTAACAAAATCTCCAAAACCGATTTTGCAGGCTGGACACAAGAGCGCGGCTTATATTTTCCTAATGCATGGGGCAAAGAATTTACCCCCATATTATCCATGAATGATAAAAACGAAAGTCCGAAAGAAGGCGGTTTGTTGGTCGCTAAACACGGAAAAGGCTATTACATTTATACAGGTCTAAGTTTTTTTAGGGAGTTTCCTGCTGGAGTTTCTGGTGCCTACCGATTGTTTGCCAATATGCTTTCCATTGGAAAAGAGGACCTAAAACAACACGCCCAATTAAACGACTAA
- a CDS encoding cation transporter produces MFTIIYNIAEDLISTYLGFEDESLVLFGFGSDSFIEVMSGLGIAHMILRIQNNPNSKRDNFERTALRITGTAFYILVFALVITSIYNIWTTHKPITTFWGVVISIISILTMWILVAWKRKVGKQLNSAPILADAICTMVCVYMSIILLISSGIYELFGIAYIDSLGTLGLSYFAFKEGKECFEKAKSDKNCCCE; encoded by the coding sequence TTGTTCACCATAATCTACAACATAGCAGAAGATCTCATTTCTACCTACCTTGGGTTTGAAGACGAAAGCTTGGTGCTTTTTGGTTTTGGTTCAGATAGTTTTATTGAAGTGATGTCTGGTCTTGGCATTGCCCATATGATTTTAAGAATTCAAAACAACCCAAACAGTAAACGTGATAATTTTGAACGTACCGCACTTAGAATTACCGGAACGGCTTTCTATATACTGGTTTTTGCCTTAGTGATAACAAGTATATATAACATTTGGACGACGCATAAACCGATCACTACATTTTGGGGCGTGGTTATTTCAATAATTTCAATTCTTACTATGTGGATTTTGGTGGCTTGGAAAAGGAAGGTTGGAAAACAGCTAAATTCCGCTCCAATTTTAGCCGATGCCATCTGCACCATGGTTTGCGTTTACATGTCTATTATTTTGTTAATCAGCAGTGGCATTTATGAACTTTTTGGAATTGCTTACATAGACAGTCTTGGCACGTTGGGGCTTTCTTATTTTGCTTTTAAAGAAGGGAAAGAGTGCTTTGAAAAAGCGAAAAGCGATAAAAATTGTTGTTGCGAATAA